From the genome of Cognaticolwellia beringensis, one region includes:
- the miaB gene encoding tRNA (N6-isopentenyl adenosine(37)-C2)-methylthiotransferase MiaB, which translates to MSKKLYIKTWGCQMNEYDSQKMAELLDSTHGFVLAEEAEDADVILLNTCSIREKAQEKVFHQLGRWKNLKVKNPDLVIGVGGCVASQEGDAIRQRAPYVDMVFGPQTLHRLPEMIQQVTGNKGHVVDVSFPEIEKFDRLPEPKADGATAFVSIMEGCSKYCTFCVVPYTRGEEVSRPLDDVLYEIAQLSEQGVREVNLLGQNVNGYRGDSHDGSICRFSELLRLVATIDGIDRIRYTTSHPIEFTDDIIDVYADVPELVSHLHLPVQSGSDRILTQMKRGHTAIEYKSQIRKLKKVRPDICMSSDFIIGFPGETDADFEATMNLIKAVDFDLSFSFIYSARPGTPAADMVDDISDDIKKQRLQILQDRISQQALHIARQMLNTEQRILVEGPSKKNPMELRGRTENNRIVNFVAPHTVIGQFVDVKITDVYANSLRGELVRQESEMGLRIAHSPADILANSHHQAEKNSVDELGVATFTP; encoded by the coding sequence ATGAGTAAAAAGCTATACATCAAAACTTGGGGCTGTCAAATGAACGAGTATGACTCGCAGAAAATGGCAGAACTTTTAGACTCTACCCATGGCTTTGTTCTAGCCGAAGAAGCTGAAGATGCTGATGTTATTTTACTTAACACCTGCTCTATTCGCGAAAAAGCACAAGAAAAAGTCTTTCATCAGTTAGGTCGTTGGAAAAATCTGAAAGTAAAAAATCCTGACCTTGTGATTGGTGTTGGTGGTTGTGTTGCTTCACAAGAAGGCGATGCCATTCGTCAACGTGCTCCTTATGTAGATATGGTTTTTGGTCCACAAACCTTGCACCGTTTACCTGAAATGATCCAACAAGTTACCGGAAATAAAGGTCATGTTGTTGATGTGAGCTTTCCTGAAATTGAGAAATTTGACCGTTTACCTGAACCAAAAGCCGATGGTGCAACAGCTTTTGTCTCTATCATGGAAGGCTGTAGTAAATATTGTACCTTCTGTGTTGTACCTTATACTCGTGGTGAAGAAGTTAGCCGTCCTCTAGACGATGTTTTATATGAAATAGCGCAACTTTCCGAGCAAGGTGTGCGCGAAGTAAATTTACTAGGCCAAAACGTTAATGGTTATCGTGGCGATTCACATGACGGCAGTATTTGTCGTTTTTCTGAACTATTACGCTTAGTAGCCACCATTGACGGTATTGATCGTATTCGTTATACCACATCGCATCCTATCGAATTTACTGATGACATAATAGATGTATACGCTGATGTGCCTGAGCTTGTTAGCCACTTGCACTTACCTGTTCAAAGTGGTTCAGATCGTATTTTAACGCAAATGAAACGCGGCCATACTGCTATAGAATACAAGTCTCAAATTCGTAAATTGAAAAAAGTGCGACCTGACATTTGCATGTCATCTGACTTTATTATTGGCTTTCCAGGTGAAACCGATGCCGATTTTGAAGCGACAATGAACCTAATTAAAGCCGTAGACTTTGATTTAAGTTTCAGCTTTATCTACAGTGCCCGCCCAGGAACACCGGCGGCCGATATGGTTGATGACATTAGTGATGACATTAAAAAGCAACGCTTACAGATATTGCAAGACCGTATCAGTCAACAAGCGCTTCATATAGCACGTCAGATGTTAAATACCGAACAACGTATCCTAGTTGAAGGTCCTTCAAAGAAGAATCCAATGGAGTTACGTGGTCGCACTGAAAACAACCGCATAGTGAACTTTGTTGCACCTCATACGGTAATAGGCCAATTTGTTGATGTCAAAATTACTGATGTTTATGCCAATTCACTTCGTGGTGAATTAGTACGCCAAGAAAGTGAAATGGGCTTACGTATAGCGCATTCACCTGCTGATATTTTAGCGAACAGTCATCACCAAGCAGAGAAAAATTCGGTTGATGAACTCGGCGTGGCTACTTTTACACCTTAG
- a CDS encoding ligand-binding sensor domain-containing protein produces the protein MSLPSAAMSATLQKKRQIALHNTISICTVKNFTQWCFLAPFLLLMASFFSAISSAKNLNNQSLHSIDIIQDKKGFIWLATANGLIRHDSESSITFNSNNKDWPLPFNWINDIDLIDNDKLLIATETHQLWLFDTNTGTATALATDVDSSSIYQALEHQGMYYFNVSNKLYKLNPLLQETQLIANNGEIDNLQHTQKHLYISKSDGVFKVVDDTLELVEAGNITAMSATGTILLIAKGNELISLSDNQEKKRILVNNAITSLTPSHDRVSLFTTDVKGQISQYKLNNLAEIAHNYPNIVSTFVKKLFHDNTGVLWILSNRGVKKITQSIAKNTPKIFDVRFNAIALAVYQNNLVLGSYGAGLNSLSELNKFLPKGINNKFSNSAKIITDLYSDGDSLYIATFDGLWQFNSASQTLERVNFPSNNLLLLSMKHKDGALYLATNANGVIKFDIASQRVEYHIQGETLSSPEVIDSLALADNKLWVATSTGINIVDTNDKSVTKINSFGENKVIALLEYKGKVFVSTKGDGFFIFNLQGELLSHFAKNITFGYMSLINDEIWISGRPGLYRLNPDTYQLNLVANTEQFTFAKKPVLMDNKIYASHYGGVIEVPLSIEDKMHTKTFISKTIVSGKAKLLCDVIDIDSPNDIVTFELASLDFRPGQGKQFKYQINGGYWNDINGSQLTLTGLSSGAYHIEIMGTNSLGQWNDYKAYADINVSYPWYWHPNSQIFYAIISISLIILTLWLLYLRSRSIRNIHKTLNDELSSQSQAASVIRRKLIKIQTLIAPDSESLSTAESISNEKEIPYVQSLIRECLDELSTQNSHAAPSSLSGSSLTVALPYLADYFHRQFHVLVTLHLDVEDQDVRYALQSAIYRIVYEAILAAINCDNGGVFEVRVNVSNGKIWLKITSNEQSFTQFNSKINFEMAMYYIRQVANKFNATFHTYDNQKHGSEIILSIPLRKIS, from the coding sequence ATGTCTTTGCCGTCTGCGGCGATGAGCGCCACCCTCCAAAAGAAGCGCCAGATAGCATTACATAATACTATTAGTATTTGTACGGTAAAAAACTTTACTCAGTGGTGCTTTTTAGCACCATTTTTACTACTAATGGCAAGTTTTTTTAGCGCTATTTCATCTGCAAAAAATTTAAATAACCAATCGCTTCATAGCATTGACATCATTCAAGATAAAAAAGGTTTTATTTGGTTGGCAACCGCTAACGGTCTCATTCGCCATGACAGTGAAAGTAGCATAACGTTTAACAGCAACAACAAAGATTGGCCTTTACCTTTTAATTGGATTAACGACATTGATTTAATTGACAATGATAAACTACTGATAGCAACCGAAACCCACCAATTATGGTTATTTGATACCAACACAGGTACAGCAACAGCATTAGCTACTGATGTTGACTCAAGTAGTATTTATCAAGCACTTGAACATCAAGGTATGTATTATTTCAATGTGTCGAATAAACTTTATAAGCTCAATCCTCTTCTACAGGAAACACAATTAATAGCAAATAACGGCGAAATTGATAATCTGCAGCATACCCAAAAGCATCTTTATATATCAAAATCTGACGGGGTATTCAAAGTTGTAGATGATACGTTAGAGCTTGTTGAAGCTGGTAATATAACAGCAATGTCAGCTACAGGAACGATATTATTGATAGCCAAAGGTAATGAGTTAATATCGTTATCAGACAACCAAGAAAAAAAACGTATTCTGGTTAATAACGCTATTACATCACTTACTCCTTCACATGATAGGGTTAGCCTTTTTACCACTGACGTTAAAGGTCAGATAAGCCAATATAAACTAAATAACCTAGCTGAAATAGCACATAACTACCCTAATATAGTCTCAACTTTCGTCAAAAAGCTTTTTCATGATAACACTGGGGTTTTATGGATTTTATCTAACCGCGGCGTAAAAAAAATAACTCAATCAATCGCTAAAAACACGCCTAAGATATTTGATGTGCGATTTAATGCTATAGCATTAGCTGTGTATCAAAATAACTTAGTATTAGGCAGTTATGGCGCTGGGCTAAACTCACTTTCTGAACTCAATAAATTTTTACCTAAAGGCATAAATAATAAATTCAGTAATAGTGCCAAAATCATTACCGACCTATATTCTGACGGCGACAGCCTTTACATCGCAACATTTGACGGCTTATGGCAGTTTAATAGTGCTAGTCAAACACTTGAACGGGTGAACTTTCCAAGCAACAATCTGTTGTTACTTTCCATGAAACATAAAGATGGTGCGTTATATTTAGCAACGAATGCTAATGGCGTGATCAAGTTTGATATTGCAAGTCAGCGTGTTGAATATCACATTCAAGGTGAAACCTTAAGTTCGCCAGAAGTAATAGACTCTTTGGCGTTGGCAGATAATAAACTTTGGGTTGCTACCTCAACAGGCATTAACATTGTTGATACCAACGACAAGTCAGTAACTAAAATCAATAGCTTTGGGGAAAATAAGGTCATTGCATTGCTTGAATACAAAGGCAAAGTTTTTGTCTCAACTAAAGGCGATGGTTTTTTTATATTCAACTTACAAGGTGAATTACTCTCACATTTCGCCAAAAACATTACCTTTGGTTATATGAGTTTGATTAATGATGAAATATGGATTTCAGGCCGGCCAGGTCTATATCGACTTAATCCAGACACCTACCAACTGAACTTAGTCGCTAATACTGAGCAATTTACTTTCGCTAAAAAACCAGTGTTAATGGATAACAAAATTTATGCAAGCCATTATGGCGGTGTTATAGAAGTTCCATTGAGTATTGAAGATAAAATGCACACTAAAACCTTTATCAGTAAGACGATTGTTTCTGGTAAAGCTAAATTATTATGCGATGTTATTGATATAGATTCACCTAATGATATTGTGACCTTTGAACTTGCCAGTTTAGACTTTAGGCCCGGCCAAGGTAAACAGTTTAAATACCAAATAAATGGTGGTTACTGGAATGATATTAACGGCTCACAATTAACATTGACGGGGTTATCATCTGGTGCATATCACATTGAGATTATGGGCACTAATAGCTTAGGTCAATGGAATGATTATAAAGCCTATGCTGATATTAATGTTTCCTACCCATGGTACTGGCATCCGAATAGCCAAATTTTTTATGCCATCATCAGTATCAGCTTAATAATATTAACGTTATGGCTTTTGTATTTACGTTCTCGCTCCATTAGAAATATACACAAAACATTAAATGATGAACTCAGCAGCCAAAGCCAAGCAGCATCAGTAATTCGTCGTAAATTAATTAAAATACAAACACTCATTGCTCCAGACTCCGAAAGTCTATCAACTGCTGAATCAATTTCTAATGAAAAAGAGATTCCTTATGTACAGTCTCTGATACGAGAGTGTTTAGATGAACTTTCAACACAAAATAGTCATGCAGCACCAAGTAGCTTATCTGGGAGCTCATTAACTGTCGCTTTGCCCTACCTTGCTGATTATTTTCATCGGCAATTTCATGTATTAGTAACATTACACCTTGATGTAGAAGACCAAGATGTAAGGTATGCGCTGCAAAGTGCTATTTATCGGATTGTTTATGAAGCTATATTAGCCGCTATTAACTGTGATAATGGTGGTGTCTTTGAAGTTCGCGTTAACGTAAGTAATGGGAAGATTTGGTTGAAAATCACCTCTAATGAACAAAGCTTTACCCAATTTAACAGTAAAATTAACTTTGAAATGGCTATGTACTATATTCGTCAAGTTGCCAATAAATTTAACGCGACATTCCATACTTATGATAATCAAAAGCACGGTAGTGAAATAATTCTGTCAATTCCTTTAAGGAAAATTTCATAA
- a CDS encoding 2OG-Fe(II) oxygenase, with translation MQWIQALDEKGYCQIDNFLPIQHAERLRKNIIVNNHFKKWNLLTTPYRPLMHVKDKISTSVIDKQRHIQATKAFKRRKFSFSFYRSSNKHAKQHGQASLHQYVGQKVLTLLKNHSLIKGKLQDSFFAAYKKGQFISYHTDGSAGKYAFIYQLSTGWQQKYGGQLELYPQRIKFFKRTIAPKFNSLTILKLSHPMPHSVKLLNNPAHKHRITISGWVE, from the coding sequence ATGCAGTGGATTCAGGCATTGGACGAAAAAGGGTATTGCCAAATTGATAATTTTTTACCAATACAGCATGCTGAACGATTAAGAAAAAATATCATTGTTAATAATCATTTTAAAAAGTGGAATCTACTCACTACGCCATACCGGCCACTTATGCATGTGAAAGATAAAATCTCAACCAGCGTAATTGATAAACAGCGGCATATTCAAGCAACTAAAGCTTTTAAACGTCGAAAATTTTCCTTTTCTTTTTATCGTTCAAGTAATAAACATGCAAAGCAACATGGTCAAGCATCATTACATCAATATGTTGGTCAGAAAGTTTTGACGTTATTGAAAAATCACTCATTAATTAAAGGAAAATTACAAGATTCGTTTTTTGCAGCTTATAAAAAGGGCCAATTCATCAGTTACCATACTGACGGCAGCGCAGGAAAATATGCCTTTATTTATCAGCTATCGACTGGCTGGCAGCAAAAGTATGGTGGTCAATTAGAGCTTTACCCTCAAAGAATTAAATTCTTTAAACGCACTATAGCCCCTAAATTTAACAGCCTCACTATTTTAAAGTTATCGCATCCTATGCCTCATAGCGTTAAGTTACTAAATAATCCTGCACATAAACATCGAATTACCATATCAGGTTGGGTAGAATAA
- a CDS encoding FAD-dependent oxidoreductase, which produces MNQFDCVVVGGGMVGAASALSLAELGLKVAIIEKSAPAIFSPEQDFDLRVSAISLASEQLLKQLGAWQQLKQWRMCAYKRLGVWEFEQSYTEFNAQDINQTHLGHIVENRLIQLALWQKLQQHSNITLLCPETLINIEQSPTDVKLTLSSETINAKVVIGADGANSFVRKLANIGTTGWDYAQSAMLINVQTEKPQQDITWQQFYPTGPLAMLPMPGNFASLVWYHDKDEIKRLSALSNGNLAQEILQNFPARLGNVEVINKAAFPLTRRHANQYQKGRILLIGDAAHTINPMAGQGVNLGFKDVKALQHVIAKAIGNGESWHEPKVLASYQQKRRTDNLLMMTTMDALYLSFGHVSPLVKLARNAGLMMVNTVPSLKNKALAYACGI; this is translated from the coding sequence ATGAATCAATTTGATTGTGTAGTTGTAGGTGGTGGCATGGTGGGAGCAGCAAGTGCGTTATCACTGGCTGAATTAGGGTTAAAGGTTGCCATTATTGAAAAAAGTGCGCCTGCTATATTTTCTCCCGAACAAGATTTTGACTTAAGGGTATCTGCAATATCACTAGCTTCAGAACAGCTATTAAAGCAATTAGGTGCTTGGCAACAACTAAAACAATGGCGAATGTGTGCATATAAACGTCTTGGCGTTTGGGAGTTCGAGCAAAGCTATACTGAATTTAATGCTCAAGATATTAACCAAACGCATTTAGGCCATATTGTCGAGAATAGGTTAATACAACTTGCCCTGTGGCAAAAATTGCAACAACACAGCAATATTACATTATTGTGCCCTGAAACCTTAATTAACATTGAACAAAGCCCAACAGACGTTAAATTGACGTTATCGTCTGAAACTATAAACGCTAAAGTTGTAATTGGTGCCGATGGTGCCAATTCTTTTGTGCGAAAACTTGCTAATATTGGTACTACGGGGTGGGATTACGCCCAATCAGCAATGCTGATCAATGTTCAAACAGAAAAACCACAACAAGATATTACCTGGCAACAATTTTATCCAACAGGACCACTTGCCATGTTACCTATGCCAGGGAACTTTGCTTCATTGGTTTGGTATCATGATAAAGATGAAATTAAGCGCTTATCGGCGTTATCTAATGGCAACCTAGCACAAGAAATTTTGCAAAACTTTCCAGCACGCTTAGGAAACGTTGAAGTCATCAATAAAGCGGCATTCCCTTTAACACGACGCCATGCAAATCAATATCAAAAAGGCCGTATCCTGTTAATTGGCGACGCGGCGCACACCATTAACCCAATGGCAGGGCAAGGGGTTAATTTAGGCTTTAAAGATGTTAAAGCGCTGCAGCATGTTATCGCAAAAGCAATAGGCAACGGCGAGTCATGGCATGAGCCCAAGGTTTTAGCGAGTTATCAACAAAAAAGAAGGACAGATAACTTGTTAATGATGACCACAATGGATGCATTGTATTTGTCATTTGGGCACGTGTCGCCTTTGGTGAAACTGGCACGAAATGCAGGTCTAATGATGGTAAATACTGTACCAAGCTTGAAAAACAAAGCCTTAGCTTATGCCTGTGGTATATAA
- a CDS encoding DUF3718 domain-containing protein — MKTTLLASLVLASAFSYTPQSVAFDDSISLRICEYVSINDKKRLRKYLKTNNVNIRSIFDNVQCNGQNLLEFAATSNALDIGEYLIGKLPVKTVSNNLAVIKKNSAHLTKIANERIK, encoded by the coding sequence ATGAAAACTACCCTTTTAGCGTCTTTAGTACTTGCTAGCGCATTTTCTTACACCCCACAAAGTGTAGCTTTTGATGACAGCATCTCATTGCGTATCTGTGAATATGTATCGATAAACGACAAAAAACGCTTACGTAAATATTTAAAAACTAACAACGTTAACATTAGATCCATTTTTGATAACGTTCAATGTAATGGTCAAAACTTACTCGAGTTTGCTGCCACCTCAAATGCGTTAGATATTGGTGAATACTTAATAGGTAAGTTACCCGTAAAAACAGTGAGTAATAATTTGGCTGTGATAAAGAAAAATTCAGCACACCTGACAAAAATAGCAAACGAGCGTATAAAATAA
- the ychF gene encoding redox-regulated ATPase YchF, producing MGFKCGIVGLPNVGKSTLFNALTKAGIEAANFPFCTIEPNTGVVPVPDPRLDALANIVKPERVLATTMEFVDIAGLVAGASKGEGLGNKFLANIRETDAIGHVVRCFENDNIIHVANKVSPIDDIEVINTELALSDMDTAERAIFRLAKKAKGGDQEAKFEMPVLQKILKHVEDGEMVRSLELTKEEKAAVAYLNFLTIKPTMYIANVNDDGFENNPYLDQVQEIADKEGAIVVAVCAEIESELSEMDDEDRVEFMAEMGLEEPGLNRVINAGYSLLHLQTYFTAGVKEVRAWTVKQNATAPQAAGVIHTDFEKGFIRAEVVAYDDFIEFNGESGAKEAGKWRLEGKEYRVKDGDVVHFRFNV from the coding sequence ATGGGTTTTAAATGTGGTATTGTTGGCTTGCCCAACGTAGGTAAATCAACACTTTTCAATGCGTTAACTAAAGCGGGTATTGAAGCTGCGAACTTTCCCTTTTGTACAATTGAGCCTAATACGGGCGTTGTTCCTGTACCCGATCCACGCTTAGATGCTTTAGCAAACATAGTAAAGCCAGAGCGAGTTCTGGCAACAACTATGGAGTTTGTTGATATTGCCGGTTTAGTGGCAGGTGCTTCAAAAGGTGAAGGTTTAGGTAATAAATTTTTAGCTAATATTCGTGAAACTGATGCTATTGGCCACGTAGTACGCTGTTTTGAAAACGACAATATTATTCATGTTGCCAACAAAGTTAGTCCTATTGATGATATCGAAGTCATCAATACTGAATTAGCTTTATCTGACATGGATACAGCAGAACGTGCTATTTTTCGTTTAGCCAAGAAAGCTAAAGGCGGAGATCAAGAAGCTAAGTTTGAAATGCCGGTGCTACAAAAAATATTAAAACATGTCGAAGACGGTGAAATGGTGCGTTCTTTAGAGCTGACTAAAGAAGAGAAAGCTGCCGTTGCCTACTTAAACTTTTTAACGATTAAGCCAACCATGTACATTGCCAATGTTAATGATGATGGTTTTGAAAATAACCCTTACCTTGACCAAGTTCAAGAAATCGCGGACAAAGAAGGTGCAATCGTTGTTGCTGTTTGTGCTGAAATCGAAAGTGAATTATCTGAAATGGATGATGAAGACCGTGTTGAATTTATGGCTGAGATGGGATTAGAAGAACCTGGCCTAAATCGTGTTATCAATGCTGGTTACTCTTTATTGCACTTGCAAACCTATTTTACCGCAGGTGTAAAAGAAGTTAGAGCTTGGACCGTAAAACAAAATGCTACCGCGCCACAAGCAGCCGGTGTTATCCATACTGACTTTGAAAAAGGCTTTATCCGTGCAGAGGTTGTAGCCTATGATGACTTTATCGAGTTCAACGGTGAATCTGGTGCTAAAGAAGCCGGAAAGTGGCGTTTAGAAGGTAAAGAGTATCGTGTTAAAGATGGTGACGTTGTTCATTTCAGATTTAATGTCTAA
- the pth gene encoding aminoacyl-tRNA hydrolase, translating into MAIQLVVGLGNPGSEYSKTRHNAGDWFVQELASRYNISLKPEKKYSGLYGKGLIAGQLVHLLIPTTFMNRSGQAVAPLANFFRIPVENILVAHDELDMLPGVCKIKLGGGHGGHNGLRDIISSMANNREFYRLRIGIDHPGHRDRVTGHVLGKAPAIEQNLIDQAIDEAARCFEIWQKDDVKKAQNRLHSFKAQ; encoded by the coding sequence ATGGCGATTCAGTTAGTAGTCGGCTTAGGAAATCCAGGTTCCGAATACAGTAAAACCCGTCATAATGCTGGTGATTGGTTCGTTCAAGAACTTGCTTCACGTTATAACATTTCACTAAAGCCAGAAAAAAAATATTCAGGTCTATACGGTAAAGGATTAATTGCTGGGCAATTAGTTCATCTTCTAATACCTACCACTTTTATGAATCGTAGTGGACAGGCCGTAGCACCATTAGCCAACTTTTTTCGTATTCCCGTTGAAAATATACTCGTTGCTCACGATGAGTTAGATATGTTACCAGGCGTTTGTAAAATCAAACTGGGTGGCGGTCACGGTGGCCACAATGGCTTACGCGACATAATTTCAAGTATGGCTAATAACAGAGAATTTTATCGGTTACGCATTGGCATTGATCATCCAGGTCATCGCGACCGCGTTACTGGGCATGTACTTGGTAAAGCACCTGCCATCGAACAAAACTTAATAGACCAAGCGATAGACGAAGCTGCACGCTGTTTTGAAATTTGGCAAAAAGACGATGTGAAAAAAGCACAAAATCGTCTACATTCTTTTAAAGCGCAATAA
- a CDS encoding 50S ribosomal protein L25/general stress protein Ctc — MTDLFTLDAEVRTDLGKGASRRLRHANKVPAIIYGEGKEPVSLTLEHKNVFRAQQEEAFYSHVLTINVDGKPVECLLKDMQRHPFKQVVMHLDFLRINAKNAVQVNAPIHFLNEEEAEKLGGTMAHHMNEIAITCLPADIPEYIEIDVANLEVGQTLHLSDITLPKGVTSDELAKGESHDQAVVTLNAAKVVVEDEDDSAPEAPTEAPAE; from the coding sequence ATGACAGATTTATTTACATTGGATGCTGAAGTACGTACAGATTTAGGGAAAGGTGCGAGCCGCCGCCTACGTCACGCGAACAAAGTTCCAGCAATTATATACGGTGAAGGCAAAGAGCCTGTTTCTTTAACGTTAGAGCACAAAAATGTTTTCCGTGCACAACAAGAAGAAGCATTCTACTCTCACGTTTTAACAATTAACGTTGACGGCAAGCCTGTTGAATGTCTTTTAAAAGATATGCAACGTCACCCGTTCAAGCAAGTTGTAATGCACTTAGATTTTTTACGTATTAACGCTAAAAATGCTGTACAAGTTAATGCTCCAATTCATTTCCTTAATGAAGAAGAAGCAGAGAAACTTGGTGGCACTATGGCTCACCATATGAATGAAATCGCAATTACATGTTTACCTGCTGACATTCCTGAGTACATCGAAATTGATGTTGCTAACTTAGAAGTTGGTCAAACGTTACATTTATCAGATATCACCTTACCTAAAGGCGTTACTTCTGACGAATTAGCTAAAGGCGAAAGCCATGACCAAGCAGTTGTTACTTTAAATGCTGCTAAAGTTGTAGTTGAAGATGAAGACGACAGCGCACCTGAAGCACCTACAGAAGCTCCAGCTGAGTAA
- a CDS encoding ribose-phosphate pyrophosphokinase, translated as MPDMKIFAGNATPELAKQIANRLYITLGEAKIGSFSDGEISVEITENVRGADVFIIQSTCAPTNDNLMELIVMIDALRRASAGRITAVMPYFGYARQDRRVRSARVPITAKVVADFLSSVGVDRVLTVDLHAEQIQGFFDVPVDNVFGTPILLEDMLARNIENPVVVSPDIGGVVRARAVAKLLDDADLAIIDKRRPKANVAQVMHIIGDVKGRDCFIVDDMIDTGGTLAKAAEALKEHGAKRVFAYATHPVLSGNAAENLKNSVIDEVVVTDSIPLSDEIKALGNVRQLTLSGMLSEAIRRVCNEESISAMFDA; from the coding sequence GTGCCTGACATGAAGATCTTTGCGGGTAACGCCACCCCTGAACTGGCCAAACAAATCGCTAATCGTCTATATATCACCTTAGGCGAAGCCAAGATTGGTAGTTTTAGTGATGGTGAAATTAGTGTTGAAATCACTGAAAACGTGCGTGGTGCGGATGTTTTTATTATTCAATCAACATGTGCCCCAACCAACGATAACTTAATGGAATTAATCGTGATGATTGATGCGCTTCGTCGTGCATCAGCTGGACGTATTACTGCCGTTATGCCTTATTTTGGCTATGCTCGTCAAGACCGTCGCGTTCGTAGTGCTCGTGTACCTATCACGGCAAAAGTTGTGGCTGACTTCTTATCAAGTGTAGGCGTTGACCGTGTATTAACGGTTGATTTACACGCAGAACAAATCCAAGGCTTTTTTGATGTACCAGTGGATAACGTTTTTGGTACACCGATTTTATTAGAAGATATGCTGGCACGTAACATTGAAAACCCAGTAGTCGTTTCTCCTGATATTGGTGGTGTTGTTCGTGCTCGTGCGGTGGCTAAACTATTGGATGATGCAGATCTTGCCATTATTGATAAACGTCGCCCTAAAGCTAACGTTGCACAAGTTATGCATATCATTGGTGATGTTAAGGGCCGTGATTGCTTCATCGTAGATGACATGATCGACACTGGCGGAACACTTGCAAAAGCAGCAGAAGCATTAAAAGAACACGGTGCTAAACGCGTATTTGCTTATGCAACTCACCCAGTACTTTCTGGTAATGCGGCTGAAAATTTAAAAAATTCAGTTATTGATGAAGTTGTTGTGACTGATTCAATTCCATTATCAGATGAAATTAAAGCGCTAGGTAATGTTCGTCAACTGACCTTAAGTGGTATGTTGTCAGAAGCCATTCGTCGTGTATGTAACGAAGAGTCTATCTCTGCAATGTTTGATGCGTAA
- the ispE gene encoding 4-(cytidine 5'-diphospho)-2-C-methyl-D-erythritol kinase: MTLNKKTFITFPSPAKLNLFLHIVGRMDNGYHQLETVFQFLDYHDTIAFNVTVDKTITLLTPIPGVDNHDNLIVKAAELLQSYTNCQQGVDIKLDKRLPMGGGLGGGSSNAATVLLALNALWRTKLTTAQLADLGLKLGADVPIFIHGFAAFAQGIGEQLTPASPKTYWYLISKPNCSISTQSVFTATDLTRDTPSIRYSDENIDNYHNDCQFWVIKHYPEVAKLLAWLIEYAPSQMTGTGACIFSRFSSKHDACYVQSLLPTGIESFVAEGLNQSPLHAAIAAVNDN; encoded by the coding sequence ATGACCTTGAATAAAAAAACCTTCATTACATTTCCTTCACCAGCGAAACTTAACTTGTTTTTGCATATTGTCGGCCGAATGGACAACGGTTATCACCAACTAGAAACCGTTTTTCAGTTTCTAGATTATCACGATACTATTGCATTTAATGTCACTGTTGATAAAACAATAACACTACTGACACCCATCCCAGGCGTCGATAATCACGATAACTTAATCGTAAAAGCAGCCGAGTTATTACAAAGCTATACCAACTGTCAGCAAGGTGTCGACATTAAATTAGACAAGCGATTACCTATGGGTGGTGGCTTAGGTGGTGGTTCATCAAATGCCGCGACCGTGCTGCTCGCGCTTAATGCGCTCTGGCGAACTAAGCTCACGACTGCACAACTAGCTGACCTTGGTTTAAAATTGGGTGCTGACGTGCCAATATTTATCCATGGCTTTGCCGCGTTTGCCCAAGGAATTGGCGAACAACTAACTCCGGCCTCGCCAAAAACTTATTGGTACTTAATTTCAAAACCTAATTGCAGTATTTCTACACAAAGCGTTTTTACCGCAACAGATTTAACTCGCGATACGCCATCTATACGCTACAGCGATGAAAATATCGATAATTATCACAATGATTGCCAATTTTGGGTAATAAAACACTACCCCGAGGTTGCCAAACTACTGGCTTGGTTGATAGAATACGCGCCGTCCCAGATGACAGGAACTGGCGCGTGTATATTTTCACGTTTTAGCTCTAAACATGACGCGTGCTACGTGCAATCTTTACTACCTACTGGTATAGAATCATTCGTAGCCGAAGGACTAAATCAATCGCCCTTACATGCTGCAATTGCGGCAGTAAACGACAATTAA